The Anaerobranca gottschalkii DSM 13577 DNA window TTTTTATATGCTAGGCAGGCATCCTTAATAGCTTGTTTTGTTATATTATTTGAATAGTCATTAAGCCATGAGTATTCTTTTGTCTTTTTTAGCTCAGTTAATCTTTTCCTAAGTTCTCTATCATTTAAAAATTTACCA harbors:
- a CDS encoding helix-turn-helix domain-containing protein, whose protein sequence is MIKTYKVMLLPNNKQKTKLKECAGVARWAYNWALATEQENYNNGGKFLNDRELRKRLTELKKTKEYSWLNDYSNNITKQAIKDACLAYK